In Streptomyces sp. NBC_01231, the sequence TGATCGTGCTGCTGACACTGATGAACCTGCGCGGCGTACGGGAGTCGGGCACGCTGTTCGCGATTCCGACGTACGTCTTCGTCACGGGCGTCTTCCTCATGATCGCGTGGGGTGCGTTCCGCGGGCTGGTGCTCGACGACACCATGCGGGCACCGACGGCCGACTACCAGATCAAGCCCGAGCACCAGGGCCTGGCCGGTTTCGCCCTGGTCTTCCTGCTGCTGCGGGCCTTCTCCTCCGGCTGTGCCGCGCTCACCGGCGTCGAGGCGATCTCCAACGGCGTTCCGGCGTTCCGCAAGCCCAAGTCGAAGAACGCGGCGACCACGCTCGCGATGATGGGCCTGCTCGCCGTCACCATGTTCTGCGGCATCATCGCGCTGGCCGCGGTGACCAAGGTCCGCATGGCCGAGAACCCGGCCACGGACCTCATCCACGACGGCAGCCCGATCGGTGCCGGCTATGTGCAGAACCCGGTGATCTCCCAGGTCGCCGAGGCGGTCTTCGGCAAGGGCAGCTTCCTGTTCATCGTCCTGGCCGCCGCCACCGCGCTGGTGCTGTTCCTGGCCGCGAACACCGCGTACAACGGTTTCCCGCTGCTCGGCTCGATCCTCGCCCAGGACCGTTACCTGCCACGCCAGCTGCACACCCGGGGTGACCGCCTGGCCTTCTCCAACGGCATCGTGCTGCTGGCGGGCACGGCCATGCTCCTCGTCGTCATCTACGGCGCCGACTCGACCCGGCTGATCCAGCTCTACATCGTCGGCGTGTTCGTGTCGTTCACGCTCAGCCAGACCGGCATGGTCCGCCACTGGAACCGCCATCTGGCCACCGAGAAGGACCAGGCCAAACGCCGCCACATGGTCCGCTCCCGGGCGATCAACGCCTTCGGCGCCTTCTTCACCGGCCTGGTGCTGGTCGTCGTCCTCGGCACCAAGTTCACCCACGGCGCGTGGGTCGCGCTGCTCGGCATGGTGATCTTCTACGCGACGATGACGGCCATCCGTAAGCACTACGACCGGGTGGCCGAGGAGCTCGCCGCTCCCGAGGGGCCGAGCGACGACATGGTCCGGCCGTCCCGGGTGCACTCGGTCGTCCTGATCTCCAAGATCCACCGACCGGCGCTGCGGGCGCTGGCGTACGCCAAGCTGCTGCGCTCGGACACCCTGGAGGCGCTCAGCGTCAACGTCGACCCGGTCGAGACCAAGGCGCTGCGCGAGGAGTGGGAGCGGCGCGGGATCGACGTACCGCTGAAGGTGCTCGACTCGCCGTACCGCGAGATCACGCGGCCGATCATCGAGTACGTGAAGAGCCTGCGCAAGGAGTCGCCGCGGGACGCGGTGTCCGTGATCATCCCCGAGTACGTGGTCGGACACTGGTACGAGCACCTGCTGCACAACCAGAGCGCGCTCAGGCTCAAGGGTCGGCTGCTGTTCACGCCGGGGATCATGGTGACGTCGGTGCCCTACCAGCTGGAGTCGTCCGAGGCCGCGAGGAAGCGGGCGCGCAAGCGGCAGGATTGGAGCGCGCCGGGTGCGGTGCGGCGCGGGCCGGCGCAGGAGCGGCCGAAGGAGCCGAGCGCGAAGAACTGACCTGACCGCGCAGCACGTAGACTGGTCGGCTGTTGTCCGGCTGTATCTCTCTTGACGTTGTGGAGTCACCCCGCCATGCAGGCAGAACCGAACCAACCGCAGGCGGAAAAGTCGGCGGTGTCGCTGGTCGGGGAGGAGTACGAGGTCGAGGTCGGCCCCGTCGCCCACGGCGGTCACTGCATCGCCCGTACGGACGCGGGGCAGGTGCTGTTCGTCCGGCACGCGCTGCCCGGTGAGCGGGTCGTGGCGCGGGTGACCGAGGGCGAGGAGGGCGCGCGGTTCCTGCGGGCGGACGCGGTGTCGGTGGTCACGGCCTCCAAGGACCGGATCGAGGCGCCCTGCCCGTACGCCGGCCCCGGCCGCTGCGGAGGCTGCGACTGGCAGCACGCCAAGCCGGGCGCTCAGCGTCGGCTCAAGGGCGAGGTCGTCGCCGAGCAGCTGCAGCGCCTCGCCGGTCTCACCCCCGAGGAGGCCGGCTGGGACGGCACCGTGATGCCGGCCGAGGGCGACAAGCTCCCGGCGGGCCAGGTGCCGCAGTGGCGGACCCGCGTGCAGTACGCGGTGACCGACGACGGACGCGCGGGCCTGCGCCGGCACCGCTCGCACGAGGTGGAACCGATCGACCACTGCATGATCGCTGCGGAGGGCGTCAGCGAACTGGGCGTCGAGAAGCGGGACTGGACGGGCATGGAGTCCGTCGAGGCGATCGCGGCGACGGGTTCGCAGGACCGCAT encodes:
- a CDS encoding APC family permease — encoded protein: MSKLTDVPKRILIGRALRSDRLGETLLPKRIALPVFASDPLSSVAYAPGEVLLVLSIAGVSAYHFSPWIALAVVVLMFTVVASYRQNVHAYPSGGGDYEVANTNLGPRAGLTVASALLVDYVLTVAVSIASGIENLGSAVPFVVEHKVLCAVAVIVLLTLMNLRGVRESGTLFAIPTYVFVTGVFLMIAWGAFRGLVLDDTMRAPTADYQIKPEHQGLAGFALVFLLLRAFSSGCAALTGVEAISNGVPAFRKPKSKNAATTLAMMGLLAVTMFCGIIALAAVTKVRMAENPATDLIHDGSPIGAGYVQNPVISQVAEAVFGKGSFLFIVLAAATALVLFLAANTAYNGFPLLGSILAQDRYLPRQLHTRGDRLAFSNGIVLLAGTAMLLVVIYGADSTRLIQLYIVGVFVSFTLSQTGMVRHWNRHLATEKDQAKRRHMVRSRAINAFGAFFTGLVLVVVLGTKFTHGAWVALLGMVIFYATMTAIRKHYDRVAEELAAPEGPSDDMVRPSRVHSVVLISKIHRPALRALAYAKLLRSDTLEALSVNVDPVETKALREEWERRGIDVPLKVLDSPYREITRPIIEYVKSLRKESPRDAVSVIIPEYVVGHWYEHLLHNQSALRLKGRLLFTPGIMVTSVPYQLESSEAARKRARKRQDWSAPGAVRRGPAQERPKEPSAKN